One Elusimicrobiota bacterium genomic region harbors:
- a CDS encoding complex I subunit 1 family protein: MKLLFEFIIFPGFLFTAAVGMVFSWIDRKVTARVQWRKGPPFFQPLYDFVKLLGKETIVPSSANSTVFLLTPLVAIASTTLASFILWKALLNPQSLFVGDLIVVIYLLAITPIAVILGASSSANPIAALAASREMKLFLSYELPFVFSVLVPVIKLQTIKLGEIVSYQQISGIVFNSFSGIIAFIIFLLTIQAKLGLVPFDVAEAETEIAGGVFIEYSGVPLALHKLNRIMLLFVIPVFSAVLFFGGKILGAVAVLVLIILIRNTNPRVRIDQAIKFFWRSCLICSIFAVILATVRF, translated from the coding sequence ATGAAATTACTTTTTGAATTTATTATTTTTCCGGGATTTTTATTCACAGCTGCTGTTGGAATGGTTTTTTCTTGGATTGACCGCAAGGTTACTGCACGGGTTCAATGGCGGAAGGGGCCGCCTTTCTTTCAGCCGCTTTATGATTTCGTAAAACTTCTTGGTAAAGAAACTATTGTGCCATCGTCGGCGAATTCAACAGTTTTCCTGTTAACACCGCTTGTCGCAATCGCATCCACGACACTTGCATCATTTATTCTATGGAAAGCGCTTTTGAATCCGCAATCACTTTTTGTCGGCGATTTAATAGTTGTAATTTATCTGTTGGCAATTACACCAATCGCTGTGATTTTAGGCGCTTCTTCTTCTGCTAATCCGATTGCTGCACTTGCTGCATCAAGAGAGATGAAACTATTCCTATCATATGAATTACCATTTGTGTTTTCAGTTTTAGTACCTGTAATAAAATTACAAACAATAAAACTTGGCGAGATTGTATCATATCAGCAAATATCAGGCATAGTTTTTAATTCATTTTCAGGCATTATTGCATTTATTATATTTCTTTTAACAATTCAAGCGAAATTAGGGCTTGTGCCGTTTGATGTCGCGGAAGCCGAGACGGAAATCGCTGGTGGTGTTTTTATAGAGTATTCCGGTGTGCCACTTGCATTACATAAATTAAATCGGATAATGCTGCTGTTTGTGATACCAGTTTTTTCAGCAGTGTTGTTTTTTGGCGGCAAAATTTTAGGCGCTGTTGCAGTTCTGGTTTTAATAATTCTGATAAGGAACACAAACCCGAGAGTAAGAATAGACCAGGCGATAAAATTTTTCTGGCGTAGTTGCCTGATTTGTTCAATTTTTGCAGTAATTCTGGCGACGGTCAGATTTTAA
- the nuoB gene encoding NADH-quinone oxidoreductase subunit NuoB: MNSTSIKIKALTKSIWVFHVACSPCNNCDIEILDALTPRYDLERFGIQLVGSVRHADALLVTGMVNKKVVDRVKRLYEQAPKPCVVIAVGGCACSETIFRDSYNACGPIDKIIPVNAYIPGCPPKPEAIIMGVVKLVKALKGES; encoded by the coding sequence ATGAATTCTACTTCCATAAAAATAAAGGCGTTAACAAAATCAATCTGGGTATTTCATGTAGCGTGCAGTCCGTGTAACAACTGTGATATTGAGATTTTGGATGCACTTACTCCGAGATACGATTTGGAAAGATTCGGTATCCAACTTGTCGGTTCTGTTCGCCATGCGGATGCCTTGCTTGTTACCGGTATGGTGAATAAAAAAGTTGTAGATAGAGTAAAACGGTTGTATGAACAGGCACCTAAACCATGTGTTGTAATTGCTGTTGGCGGTTGCGCCTGTTCAGAGACGATATTCAGGGATTCATATAATGCCTGCGGACCTATTGATAAAATTATTCCGGTGAACGCATATATTCCCGGATGTCCGCCAAAACCGGAAGCAATAATAATGGGTGTTGTAAAACTGGTAAAAGCGTTGAAGGGAGAAAGTTAA
- a CDS encoding 4Fe-4S dicluster domain-containing protein: protein MSKKILIDLEKYYKTKNFLAECSYFYHQLTANDAPKNNGVEKLLSKAAQFVICRQCKRADCILACPNEALEKNKDGILERHNFRCTSCKSCSVACPFGTIYPEILSYKTAQCDYCIDRCNGKPPKCVETDKTGILSWVDIEADETKSIYKISDKLLVYSLKWHK, encoded by the coding sequence ATGTCTAAAAAAATTCTTATTGATTTAGAAAAATATTATAAAACCAAAAACTTTTTAGCAGAGTGCAGTTATTTTTATCATCAACTAACTGCCAATGATGCCCCTAAAAACAACGGGGTTGAAAAACTACTGTCAAAAGCGGCACAATTTGTTATTTGCCGTCAATGCAAAAGAGCTGATTGCATCCTTGCCTGTCCAAATGAAGCGCTTGAAAAGAATAAAGATGGTATTTTAGAAAGACATAATTTCAGATGCACATCATGTAAAAGTTGTTCGGTTGCATGTCCATTTGGCACAATTTATCCGGAAATTTTGTCGTATAAGACCGCACAATGCGATTATTGTATTGATAGATGCAACGGTAAACCGCCAAAGTGTGTTGAGACAGACAAAACGGGGATTTTGAGTTGGGTTGATATAGAAGCAGACGAAACAAAAAGCATTTACAAAATTTCAGATAAACTTTTGGTATATTCGTTGAAGTGGCACAAATAA
- a CDS encoding FlgO family outer membrane protein, whose product MNKSMKLAFFVLLMASQTAFSAELEKLALKLEEGIRDYQNIKMAVLEFPYTSHKPSEGPIIIQERLTTNFAQNKKITLIERNLLKKVLVELNLQSSGAIDEDTTKKLGKILGADAVVTGTLNDLENEEVEINARIVQTETGKILSAANTTIKKTWKDTAAPPQPPSTTYSKKPLVQVAILLDTSGSMDGLINQARTQLWKIVNELVSSEKNGSQPTIEVALYEYGNSGLSPQNGYIRQVQTFTTDLDKIASELFALKTNGGDEYCGYVIKESVNNLKWSKFDDVYKTIFIAGNEPFTQGAVDFKQAVSLAKAKGIFVNTIFCGRRQEGIATQWKAGADLADGEYTNIDQSAPVATITAPQDDKITELGMELNKTYIAYGKESPKALAKQKKVNQLSKSAGPTVMAEKYVAQAKSVGSSSSWDLVSAIESGAIKKDDIKKDDLPEELRKMNKNEIDKYIDQKLDERKKIREQISELQEERKKYIAQKEKETTGAPATLDKAVIDAVHKQALNKGFKFK is encoded by the coding sequence ATGAATAAATCAATGAAGTTGGCATTCTTTGTCCTTTTAATGGCATCGCAAACCGCATTTTCGGCGGAGTTGGAAAAACTTGCATTAAAACTTGAAGAAGGAATAAGAGATTATCAGAATATAAAAATGGCTGTGCTTGAATTTCCATATACAAGCCATAAACCGTCGGAAGGGCCGATAATCATACAGGAAAGATTAACGACTAATTTTGCACAAAACAAGAAAATAACCCTAATAGAGAGAAATTTATTGAAGAAAGTTCTTGTTGAATTAAACCTGCAATCCTCAGGTGCTATAGATGAAGATACTACGAAGAAATTAGGCAAGATTTTAGGTGCGGATGCCGTGGTTACGGGAACTTTGAATGACTTGGAAAATGAGGAAGTTGAAATAAACGCAAGGATAGTTCAAACTGAGACAGGTAAAATACTCTCGGCTGCAAACACAACAATAAAGAAAACATGGAAAGATACAGCCGCCCCACCCCAACCACCATCAACAACTTATTCTAAAAAACCGCTTGTACAGGTAGCGATTCTGCTTGATACTTCAGGCAGTATGGATGGACTTATAAATCAGGCGAGAACACAATTATGGAAAATAGTAAACGAACTTGTTTCATCTGAAAAAAATGGAAGTCAACCTACTATTGAAGTTGCACTTTATGAATATGGTAATTCAGGATTATCACCGCAGAACGGGTATATAAGACAGGTTCAAACTTTTACAACTGATTTGGATAAAATCGCCAGTGAACTTTTTGCACTCAAAACAAACGGTGGTGATGAGTACTGCGGGTATGTTATAAAAGAGTCAGTCAACAACCTTAAGTGGAGTAAGTTTGACGATGTTTATAAAACAATTTTTATTGCAGGGAATGAACCGTTTACACAGGGTGCTGTTGATTTCAAACAGGCGGTTTCGTTAGCCAAAGCAAAAGGAATATTTGTGAATACGATTTTCTGTGGCAGAAGACAGGAAGGCATTGCAACGCAATGGAAAGCCGGCGCTGACCTTGCTGACGGTGAGTACACGAACATTGACCAATCGGCACCCGTAGCGACAATTACGGCGCCCCAGGATGATAAAATAACAGAACTTGGTATGGAGTTAAACAAGACATACATTGCTTATGGTAAGGAATCGCCGAAAGCACTGGCGAAGCAAAAGAAAGTAAACCAATTATCTAAATCTGCAGGTCCGACAGTTATGGCTGAAAAATATGTGGCTCAGGCAAAATCTGTCGGTTCCAGTTCTTCTTGGGATTTGGTATCTGCAATAGAAAGCGGTGCAATAAAAAAAGATGACATAAAAAAAGATGATCTGCCTGAAGAATTAAGGAAAATGAACAAAAATGAGATTGATAAATACATAGACCAGAAACTTGATGAAAGAAAAAAAATAAGAGAACAAATTTCTGAACTTCAAGAAGAAAGAAAAAAATATATTGCTCAGAAAGAAAAAGAAACGACGGGTGCTCCGGCTACTCTGGATAAGGCCGTCATAGATGCAGTTCATAAACAAGCATTAAATAAAGGATTTAAGTTTAAATGA
- a CDS encoding NADH-quinone oxidoreductase subunit C, with translation MDVIEKIKEKLGNKIKKFVEYNPRRFYIDVLPSDIVEVARILFNDFELRFIIASGVDRRDGLEILYHFSEDKTGKIVSIRVLIPDKEKPEIETISKVIKGAEWIEREMWELLGINFKGHPNLKHLLLRDDWPSCNYPLRQGQGERK, from the coding sequence ATGGATGTGATTGAGAAAATAAAAGAGAAACTTGGCAACAAAATCAAAAAATTTGTAGAATATAATCCACGCAGGTTTTATATTGATGTTTTACCATCGGATATTGTAGAAGTTGCCAGAATTTTATTTAATGACTTTGAATTGAGATTTATTATTGCATCGGGTGTTGACAGACGAGACGGGCTTGAGATACTTTACCATTTTTCAGAAGATAAAACTGGAAAAATTGTATCAATTCGCGTTTTAATTCCTGATAAAGAAAAACCGGAAATTGAAACAATCTCAAAAGTGATAAAAGGTGCTGAGTGGATTGAAAGGGAAATGTGGGAACTTCTGGGTATAAACTTCAAAGGTCATCCGAATCTAAAACATCTTTTGTTGCGCGACGACTGGCCAAGTTGCAATTATCCGTTAAGGCAAGGTCAGGGTGAGAGAAAATGA